Within the Micromonospora citrea genome, the region GCAGGTAGGGATGCTCGCCGGGATGCAGCCCGTCGAGCAGCAGTTCCGCCTCGTCGTGCCGGCCCTGCAGCAGCAGCCACGACCAGCGCAGGTGGTGGCCCATGAACGCGGACTCCGAGTGGCCCCACTCGGACAGCTCGTCCAGCTCGGCGAGCAGCTCGCCGGCGCGGGTGAAGTCGCCCTGGAACCCGGCGACGATGCCGTTGTCGATGGCCGCGCCGATCCGGTGCCGGGCCTCGCCCTCGCGGGCTCCGGCGACGAACGCGGTGAGCTCGTCGTGGTATCGCGGGTCGCCGAGTTCCAGCAGCGCCACCCAGCGCAGCGAGGTCGCCCAGAGCTGGGTCTCCCGGTCGCCGGTCCGGCGCGCCACCGCGCGGATCTCGGCGGTGAGCGCGGCCCGGTCGGCGGCCGTGCCGAGCCCCCAGGTGGTGTCGTGCCGGGCCCACAGGCTGAAGGTGAGCGCCTCGTCGTCCCGGCCCCGCCGGGCGAGCGACTCGGTGGCGGTGATCAGGTCGGCGACGAGAGTGCCGGCCGCGAGGGTGGCCGCCGGCTCGCCGATCAGCCGCCGGTACGCCTCCCGCAGCAGGCCGCCCGCGTCGAGGCTGCGCGTGGCGGCCGACTGGTGGCGGTGCCGGTGGACGGTGAGGGCGACGCGGGCCAGCACCACCGGGTCGTCGACCGACGGCGCCAGCGTGGCGGCCTCGGCGACGAGTCGGCGGGCCTCGGCGTTGTCGCCGCAGTGGTGCAGCAGCTGGCCCAGCTCGACCATGATCTTCACGCGCCGGGTCGGGTCGTCGGCGACCTCCAGCGCCCGACGGAAGTGGACGACCGCCTCGTCCATCGCCAGCCGGCCGCTCGCGTCGCGGGCCGCGGCCATCAGCAGTTCGGTCGCGCGGGCCGGCGCGAGCGCGTCACCGGCCAGGTGGGCGTGGCGGGCCAGGTCGGCGGGGATCAGCCGCTCGGCGAGCCCCGCCGAGCCTTCGACCGCCCGGACCACGGCGGCGTGCCGGGCCCGCCGGTCGTCGTCGGTGAGCCCGTCGTAGAGGGTCTCCCGGACCAGGTCGTGGGCGAAGGCGAAGCGGCCGCCGCCACGGGCCAGCACGAGGCGGGCGGTCACCGCGCGGTCGAGGAGCCGGTCGACCTGGGCCGCCGGGGCGCCCGCGCCGGCGGCGAGGACCTGGCGGTGGAACTCGCGGCCCAGCACGGCGGCCACGGCGAGCAGGTCGGCCACCGCCGGGGGCAGTTGGGCGAGCCGCCGCCGCACCGCCTCCCGTACGCCGGGCGCGATGGTGCTCACCTGGCCGTCGGCGCGCCACAGCCGGGCGGTCTGCTCGACGAAGAACGGGTTGCCGCCGGTGCGCCGGTGCACCTCGTCGACAAGGTCGACGCCCGGCTCGCGGCCGGCCGTGCGGGCCATCAGCGCGCCCGTCTCGTCGCGGGACAGGCCGGTGAGGGTGATGCTGGTCGCCTTGGCCACCAGCGGCATCAGCAGCGGACGCAGCGGGTGGTCGGCGGCCTCCACCTCGGCGTCGCGGTAGGTGCCGACCAGCAGCAGCCGCTCGAACCAGGTGTGCTGGGCGGCGAACCGGAGCAGCCGCATCGAGGCGGGGTCGGCCCAGTGCAGGTCGTCGAGGACGACCATCACCGGCCGGCGCTGGGAGACCGCGACCAGCGCGGCGGTCACCGCGTCGAAGAGGTCGAACTCCTCCCGCTCCGCCTGGTCGTCCCCACCGCCGCCGGCCGGCCCGCCGATCGCCTCGCGGATCGTCTCGCGGATGGCCCGGTCGGTCGCCGTGCCGGTCGTCTCGCCGAGCAGGGCGGCCAGGCCCGGCTCGGCGGCCTCCCGGGCCGCCGCCCAGTCCTCTGGCGAGCGGCGCATGCCGCGCAGCACCTGCACCCAGGGCCAGTAGCCGGGGGCGCTGTCGGAGTCCCAGCAGGCCGCGCCGAGCACCAGCGTCCCGCGCTGGCGTGCCTCCTTCGCGGCGGCGGTGACCAGCGTCGTCTTGCCGATGCCGGGCTCGCCGGCGACCAGGACGAGGCCGCCGTGGCTGGCGGCCGCCCGGTCGATCTCGGCGCGCAGCAGGCCCGCGGGGTGCTCCCGCCCGATGACGACCTCGCCGAACCGCGGCTCCATGACGCCTCAGACCGTAGCGGAACCGTCGGACATCCCGCCGCCGACCGCGCCCCGCGACCCCCGCGGCTACATCCGCGCCGCCGGCCACGGAACCGGTGCGGGGGCGGCGGCCGACTCCGACCGCGCGACCGCCGCCTCGCCGGTCGCGGCGAGCACCACGCAGGCGACCAGACGTACGCGGGGAGTGCGACTCGACGGTTTCCGGGTCCGGCCCGGTGTGGACGTGGGACCGTCCACCCGCTCCCGGATCGTCAGTGGGCGTCGGTGACGACGTGGGAGCAGGCGGCGCAGGCCGCGGCGCCCTGCTCGGCGTACCAGCGGCAGGTCCGGCGGATGGCGCAGCGGGGCAGGGCGGCCTCGCGGGTGCCGGCCGTCTCCCGGTAGGAGGCGACGAGGCGTTCGCCGAGGCCGCAGTGCTCGCCGGTCCAGAAGCCGCACTTCGCGGTGACGCACGGGCCGGCGAGCCGGTACGTGGACTCGACCGCCGTGCCCGGGGCGGCCTGGGCAAGGGCGACCTCGGCCGGGAGCGGCGGCGTGACGTAGGCGACCCGACCCGCCGGAGTGATCATGCCGAGGAACACCGTGGCGTTGGCCGCGGGGGTGCTCGGGCACATCCGCTCCGGCGGGTCCGGCCGGTGGACGGGGTCCGTCACCGCTGCATCCAGAAGCCGAGGTCGTTGATCTTCTGGCCGAGCTCCTCGGCGAACGGGCCGTCGATCAGCCACAGCCCGTACCACTCGGGGCGGAGCTTGATGTTGGCGTGCCCGACGGCGAGCGGGTTGGTCAGCTTGCTGCCGGCGACGGAGAGCGCGTTGAGGCCCGCCTTCTGGATCTCGCCGGCGATCAGGCTCTGCTGTTCGGTGGTCAACTCGACGCCGTCGACGACGAATCGGAACTCGCTGCGTGCCATGTCCTACCTCCGATGGTCAGTACGCTCGGTCCGCAGCCCGCGCCGCAGACTCGCCCTGGTGAATGCCGCCCAGCCGGACCGGGAGGCGGGGTCGGTCGCGTGCCCGGCCCGGCGTACGCGCTCCCGCCAGTCGGTGGCGTCGGCGCCGCGCTGCCCCCACAGCTCGCGGCAGGCGGCGACCGCGAACGCGACCTGCTCCGCCGAGCCGGTCCAGCCGGCGGGGCCGTCGGTCACCCGCAGCGCGCCGCCGGCCTCGACGCGGACCGACGGGAAGTGGTGGTGCAGGCTGGCGAGGGTGGCCAGGTGGGCGGCGTCGGCCCGGCCGGCGGCGAAGGCGTCCCGCGTCTCGTCGTCGCGGCTGACCCGGATCGCGTGCAGCGTGAACGCGTCGCCGTCCGCGCTCACCGTGCCCTCGACCTCGACCGGCGTGCTCCAGCTGCGGGGCGAGTTGGCCGACCAGAAGGCCAGCCAGGCGTCGAGGCGTTCGTGGAGGTCGGCCTGGAAGCGGGCCGGCCCGCCGGCGAGCCGTGCCGTGGCGATCCGGTCCCGGGCCAGGAGCGGCGGGGCGGCTCGCGTCGGGGACGGGCCCCCGACGGGTGCGGTCGGTGGCGCGGCGTGTGCGGCGCTCGCCCCGGCGACGGTGACCGCCGAGGCCGCGGCGGCGCCGAGCAGGATCCGTCGCCGGGACAGTGAGGTGAGGGAATCGGTCATGGCTCGCCTTTCCTGGACGGCCTTTGCCTCGCCACGCTATCGATCGCCGTTGATCAGGAGAACCGTCGTTCTATCGGCAGGGCGACAGGAATCGCGGTGATCGACGGCGGCGCGGATCGCGGCCTTGTGCCATCGGTCGGCTTTGCGCCCGCAGCGGGTCGGATGCCTGTCTCTCCCCCCGTGCGTCCGCGCTGTCGAGCCGCCCCACCGCCGGGCCGCCGCCGACCGTCCGCCGCCGGGACCCGCCGCACGCGGCGCCATCCGTCGACGGCCCGCCGCGCCGCCGGCCGGCGGTGGCGACGACTAGCGGCCGGCGGATCGGGTACGCGCGGCGCATGGGTAGCCACAAGGAGAACAAGCACGATCCCGGCGGCGAGTCGGCGCGTGGCCGACGACATCCCGGCAGCGGCGCCCGGGGCCACCAGGGCTCGCCCGTCGAGCACTCGCCGAAGGCGCGGCACCTGCGCACGGCGACCGGATCCGCGGGCACGGAACGCGACCAGGGGCGGGCGAAGGTCGAGGGCGCCGGGCGGGTCCAACGACGGGGAACGAGCTGAGCCCGGCACGTCAGCGACGCCTCGGCGAGGTGTGACGGCGTGCCGAAGTTCCCCGTGAAGCCGACCTGCATGGTCGCCGGGATCAGAGGGTCGACCACCGACGGCGGCAGCAGACGCGCGAGGAAGCTGGTGCGGGGCGGCCGGTTCGAGCCGGACGGCCCCGCCGAGTTGCGCGGCGGGCCGACGTCGGGGCGGCGGGTGACGCGGAGCCAGCACAGAAATCGATGACCGCTATCAATGTTTTGCCAGTAATATTGAAGTGAATCAATTAGTGTCGCTAGCATCGTCACCATGCGCGCCCGAAGCGTCACCACCGTCGCCGCCCTCGCCGGGCTGCTGAGCCTGCTCGCCGTCGGCACCGCCCGGGCGGACGACGCCCCCGCGCTGACCACCCCCGGCAGCCCCGTCGTCGTCACCAACGAGCCGCACCACCTCACGCTCGCCTGGGCCCCGTCGGCGTGGGCGGGCGAGCCGGCCGGCGAGGAGCCGATCACCTACGAGGTGCGGGCGCAGCTCGGCCCCCACGTCTACCGCGCCCTCGGCACCACCACCGCGACCACCCTGACGCTGACGAACCTGGCCCCCGGCAGCGAATACCGGCTCGTCGTCGGCGCCTACACACTCGGCGGCTACTCCGACCCCTCCCCTGTCACGCCGGTGCGCACCGCGTACGGGCGGGCGAAGGTCAGCTACCGCAACGTCGACTGGTCACCCACGGACAACCAGATCCAGCACGTCCTGCAGGTGGCAAACACCGGCAGCGTGCCGCTCGACCTCGCCACCGTGCGGGTGCGTTACCACCTGACCTTCCAGGGCGGCAACACGTCCCTGGTGCCGAACTGCGACTGGGCGGCGGTGGGCTGCGACCAGGTCGGACGCTCCGTGACGTTCTTCCCGCCGCCACTGCCGCCGTCGCCGCCGGCCGGCGGCACGCCCACCCCGACGCCCACCCACCACCCGCTGCCGGGCACGCCCGTCCCCGGGTGGGTCGAGCTGACCTTCACCGGTGGGATCCTCGCCCCCGGCGCGTCCACCGGCCCGATCCACCTGCGCCACCACCGGCCCGACTGGACCGGCGTCGACGAACGGGACGACCCGAGCTGGCGCGCCGCGACCGGCCAGTGGATCGACAACAGCCGGATCACCCTCGACGTCGACGGCGTACGCGAGTTCGGCGACACCTACGCCTGACCGTGTCACCGCCCGTCCGCCGACGCCGCCCCGGCCAGCAGCGCGAGGATCGTCTGGTTCGCCTCCCAGCCGTCCGGGAACTTGACCGGCACGTCGAGGTGCACGATCTCCGTCGACGGGTGCGCGTCCAGCAGTTCGCCGATCCCCGCCCGCGCCACCACCACGCACGCGTGCCGGTGCCGGGACGTCAGCACGCAGAGCCGCCCCGACTCCAGGTGGAACGCCGTCGCGTCCCGCCGCCCCGACAGCGGGTGCAGCACGATCGTCACGTCGTACTCCCGGCCCTGGAGCCGGTTGGCGGTGTCGACGGTGATGCCCGCCCCGGCCTCGCCCAGGTGCGCGCGGATCGCCGCGACCTGGTCGCGGTGCGCGGCTCCGACGGCGATCCGGTCGGCGGTGACCGGCGCCCCGGCCGGCGCGTGCTCGGAGACGGCGACCGCGCCGCGCCGCAGCACCCGCAGCGCCAGCGCCGCGCACGCGGCGGTGGCGTCGGCATCGGTACGCAGGGTGTGCCCGGCCGGCAGCTCGTAGAGCGCCCAGCCCGTGCGGGCGGCGAGATTTACCGCCTCGTCGACCGCGTCCCCCGGGCCGGCCTCGGTGAACGTCAGCACCCGGTCGTCGGGACCGGTGCCGGCGCGGAACCCGGTGAACGGGTAGAACGCCGCCGCGACCACCGGCGCCGCCGACGCGGGCAGCCGCCACGACACCGGCAGCCGGTGCACCGGCAACCCCGGGTTGTGGCGCAGCAGCACCGCCACCGCCGACTGCATCGGATCCCAGGTCAGGCCCGTCCAGCGCGCCGTCTCGACGGTCGAGAACGGGTCGAGCTGGCCGGGATCACCCACGAACAGCGCCCGCTCGAACCTGCCGGCCACGCGCAGCAGCGCGTCCGACCGCATCTGGTACGCCTCGTCCACGATCGCCCACGGCCAGAAGCCCTCGGCGACCGTGGCCCACTTCGCGGCCGTACCGATGATGACGGCCGGGCCGCCGAGGTCGGCGACCTTCGCGGCCACCCGTACCGTCTCGTGGCCCCGCACCCGCTCCGACGGCCGGTAGTCGCCGGCGGAGAGCCGGCCGATGCGCAGCTCGGGCGCCTTGCGGGCCAGGCGGTCGATCAGGTCGTCGACCTGCTCGTTCGTCTGCGCGACGATGATCAGCGGCTCACCGGCCGCGGCCAGCTCGACGGCGGCGCGCACCACCAGGGTCGACTTGCCGGCCCCCGGCG harbors:
- a CDS encoding ATP-binding protein, with amino-acid sequence MEPRFGEVVIGREHPAGLLRAEIDRAAASHGGLVLVAGEPGIGKTTLVTAAAKEARQRGTLVLGAACWDSDSAPGYWPWVQVLRGMRRSPEDWAAAREAAEPGLAALLGETTGTATDRAIRETIREAIGGPAGGGGDDQAEREEFDLFDAVTAALVAVSQRRPVMVVLDDLHWADPASMRLLRFAAQHTWFERLLLVGTYRDAEVEAADHPLRPLLMPLVAKATSITLTGLSRDETGALMARTAGREPGVDLVDEVHRRTGGNPFFVEQTARLWRADGQVSTIAPGVREAVRRRLAQLPPAVADLLAVAAVLGREFHRQVLAAGAGAPAAQVDRLLDRAVTARLVLARGGGRFAFAHDLVRETLYDGLTDDDRRARHAAVVRAVEGSAGLAERLIPADLARHAHLAGDALAPARATELLMAAARDASGRLAMDEAVVHFRRALEVADDPTRRVKIMVELGQLLHHCGDNAEARRLVAEAATLAPSVDDPVVLARVALTVHRHRHQSAATRSLDAGGLLREAYRRLIGEPAATLAAGTLVADLITATESLARRGRDDEALTFSLWARHDTTWGLGTAADRAALTAEIRAVARRTGDRETQLWATSLRWVALLELGDPRYHDELTAFVAGAREGEARHRIGAAIDNGIVAGFQGDFTRAGELLAELDELSEWGHSESAFMGHHLRWSWLLLQGRHDEAELLLDGLHPGEHPYLRVARAITAAERGDAATALRLTAGIEADGTSYSQMVAPLWLRLRAQVAAATGDPDRCAEAREALRPHRGQWITALFGCDVSGPVDHWLAAVDAAEQRWDDAVAGFAAARDSADSMGARPWSVLARVGLAEALTGRDRPGDTAAATALRAAAVRDAAALGMRQVAARSAGSPPPAVTSEPVVTSEPAVTSEPAVTSVPAVAPAPAVPGPPGTTPLAGPVVGQPPVEAYEFRRDGPVWQLAYAGTVVHLPDAKGLHDLHLLLARPGVDVPAVELLDPAAGPELVAARRMGGDPVLDDEAKARYRRHLEWLDAEIDRAAGRDDEAKVAALDAERAALLAELRAAAGLAGRTRRLGDEAERARKTVTARIRDVLRKLDDRHPALAAHLRDTVSTGGTCRYLPPAPPPWRL
- a CDS encoding cellulose binding domain-containing protein, coding for MRARSVTTVAALAGLLSLLAVGTARADDAPALTTPGSPVVVTNEPHHLTLAWAPSAWAGEPAGEEPITYEVRAQLGPHVYRALGTTTATTLTLTNLAPGSEYRLVVGAYTLGGYSDPSPVTPVRTAYGRAKVSYRNVDWSPTDNQIQHVLQVANTGSVPLDLATVRVRYHLTFQGGNTSLVPNCDWAAVGCDQVGRSVTFFPPPLPPSPPAGGTPTPTPTHHPLPGTPVPGWVELTFTGGILAPGASTGPIHLRHHRPDWTGVDERDDPSWRAATGQWIDNSRITLDVDGVREFGDTYA
- a CDS encoding AAA domain-containing protein; the protein is MRAGLEVPPAVEAERVVTAVLADLRSGAHRGVVVDSPPGAGKSTLVVRAAVELAAAGEPLIIVAQTNEQVDDLIDRLARKAPELRIGRLSAGDYRPSERVRGHETVRVAAKVADLGGPAVIIGTAAKWATVAEGFWPWAIVDEAYQMRSDALLRVAGRFERALFVGDPGQLDPFSTVETARWTGLTWDPMQSAVAVLLRHNPGLPVHRLPVSWRLPASAAPVVAAAFYPFTGFRAGTGPDDRVLTFTEAGPGDAVDEAVNLAARTGWALYELPAGHTLRTDADATAACAALALRVLRRGAVAVSEHAPAGAPVTADRIAVGAAHRDQVAAIRAHLGEAGAGITVDTANRLQGREYDVTIVLHPLSGRRDATAFHLESGRLCVLTSRHRHACVVVARAGIGELLDAHPSTEIVHLDVPVKFPDGWEANQTILALLAGAASADGR